A genomic region of Papaver somniferum cultivar HN1 chromosome 7, ASM357369v1, whole genome shotgun sequence contains the following coding sequences:
- the LOC113298327 gene encoding uncharacterized protein LOC113298327 isoform X2 — MFDKKLESAGWNSSGIRNYSLSQLKIDKWILCVSSYPCFNFTGSVFNRGRATELMERYSCFYGDYECYLDIVTSCRFVFIGSILMDDNNEICVHELDFRFGYQSEFQFMYSIMCTLAHKGDSGVGWFIMGFTSVACFAVSGYYETKFPYRTEVFEGATLMTRYYLTQEANSQGCVVSFDPAVSRDLGLKLLFLVARHISYSCSFHMGYLRLVLVLVLVQDTESIYQ, encoded by the exons ATGTTTGATAAAAAGCTTGAGAGTGCAGGTTGGAATTCGAGTGGTATTAGAAATTATTCTCTCTCGCAGCTTAAAATAGATAAG TGGATACTGTGTGTTTCTTCTTACCCTTGTTTCAACTTTACTGGTAGCGTATTTAATCGTGGGAGAGCAACTGAACTTATGGAAAGGTATTCTTGTTTTTATGGTGATTATGAATGCTACCTTGATATAGTTACTTCTTGTCGGTTTGTTTTTATTGGGTCAATTCTAATGGATGATAATAATGAGATTTGTGTTCATGAGCTGGATTTCAGATTTGGGTACCAGTCAGAATTCCAGTTTATGTACTCGATTATGTGTACGTTGGCTCACAAGGGTGATAGTGGTGTTGGTTGGTTTATCATGGGCTTTACATCAGTTGCGTGCTTTGCCGTTAGCGGCTATTATGAGACCAAATTTCCATATAGAACTGAAGTTTTTGAAGGAGCAACACTTATGACGCGGTACTACCTTACACAGGAAGCAAATAGTCAAGGCTGTGTGGTTAGTTTTGATCCTGCAGTTAGTCGTGACCTTGGTCTCAAGTTGTTATTTCTAGTAGCGAGGCATATTTCTTACTCTTGTAGTTTCCATATGGGTTACCTACGGTTGGTGTTGGTGTTAGTGTTGGTGCAGGACACAGAATCAATCTATCAATGA
- the LOC113298327 gene encoding uncharacterized protein LOC113298327 isoform X3 produces the protein MFDKKLESAGWNSSGIRNYSLSQLKIDKWILCVSSYPCFNFTGSVFNRGRATELMERFGYQSEFQFMYSIMCTLAHKGDSGVGWFIMGFTSVACFAVSGYYETKFPYRTEVFEGATLMTRYYLTQEANSQGCVVSFDPAVSRDLGLKLLFLVARHISYSCSFHMGYLRLVLVLVLVQDTESIYQ, from the exons ATGTTTGATAAAAAGCTTGAGAGTGCAGGTTGGAATTCGAGTGGTATTAGAAATTATTCTCTCTCGCAGCTTAAAATAGATAAG TGGATACTGTGTGTTTCTTCTTACCCTTGTTTCAACTTTACTGGTAGCGTATTTAATCGTGGGAGAGCAACTGAACTTATGGAAAG ATTTGGGTACCAGTCAGAATTCCAGTTTATGTACTCGATTATGTGTACGTTGGCTCACAAGGGTGATAGTGGTGTTGGTTGGTTTATCATGGGCTTTACATCAGTTGCGTGCTTTGCCGTTAGCGGCTATTATGAGACCAAATTTCCATATAGAACTGAAGTTTTTGAAGGAGCAACACTTATGACGCGGTACTACCTTACACAGGAAGCAAATAGTCAAGGCTGTGTGGTTAGTTTTGATCCTGCAGTTAGTCGTGACCTTGGTCTCAAGTTGTTATTTCTAGTAGCGAGGCATATTTCTTACTCTTGTAGTTTCCATATGGGTTACCTACGGTTGGTGTTGGTGTTAGTGTTGGTGCAGGACACAGAATCAATCTATCAATGA
- the LOC113298327 gene encoding uncharacterized protein LOC113298327 isoform X1, translating into MFDKKLESAGWNSSGIRNYSLSQLKIDKVSYKLTVKECLFLILDSFRMIFDRGKGWKLIKGYSLINSDYKFCFEVFIYVSFVLNVGSVSMAYYNKKFVHEFLTKHGYKSDSLFCDSVLLVCFQWILCVSSYPCFNFTGSVFNRGRATELMERFGYQSEFQFMYSIMCTLAHKGDSGVGWFIMGFTSVACFAVSGYYETKFPYRTEVFEGATLMTRYYLTQEANSQGCVVSFDPAVSRDLGLKLLFLVARHISYSCSFHMGYLRLVLVLVLVQDTESIYQ; encoded by the exons ATGTTTGATAAAAAGCTTGAGAGTGCAGGTTGGAATTCGAGTGGTATTAGAAATTATTCTCTCTCGCAGCTTAAAATAGATAAGGTGAGTTACAAATTGACTGTCAAAGAATGTCTCTTCCTTATCTTGGATTCTTTTCGTATGATATTTGATCGCGGGAAAGGATGGAAACTCATTAAGGGGTATTCGTTAATTAATAGTGACTATAAATTCTGTTTTGAGGTATTTATTTATGTTTCATTCGTTCTCAATGTGGGTTCAGTTTCGATGGCTTACTACAACAAAAAATTTGTTCATGAGTTTCTCACTAAGCATGGGTACAAATCAGATTCATTATTTTGTGACTCAGTTCTATTGGTGTGTTTCCAGTGGATACTGTGTGTTTCTTCTTACCCTTGTTTCAACTTTACTGGTAGCGTATTTAATCGTGGGAGAGCAACTGAACTTATGGAAAG ATTTGGGTACCAGTCAGAATTCCAGTTTATGTACTCGATTATGTGTACGTTGGCTCACAAGGGTGATAGTGGTGTTGGTTGGTTTATCATGGGCTTTACATCAGTTGCGTGCTTTGCCGTTAGCGGCTATTATGAGACCAAATTTCCATATAGAACTGAAGTTTTTGAAGGAGCAACACTTATGACGCGGTACTACCTTACACAGGAAGCAAATAGTCAAGGCTGTGTGGTTAGTTTTGATCCTGCAGTTAGTCGTGACCTTGGTCTCAAGTTGTTATTTCTAGTAGCGAGGCATATTTCTTACTCTTGTAGTTTCCATATGGGTTACCTACGGTTGGTGTTGGTGTTAGTGTTGGTGCAGGACACAGAATCAATCTATCAATGA